One Caenibius sp. WL genomic window, CGGTGAATGGCGCATTGCGGAAATCAAGCTGACCCGGCTGCGGGTCGACGTGCAATAGGGTTCCGGCAACACGGTTTTGGGAGATACGACAATGTTCAAATGCATGGCCCTGCTGCGCAAGCGCGCGGATATCAGCCGCGAACAGTTCATCGATTATTATCAGAACAACCATTCGGTGCTGATTCGCAGCCTGCTGCCGGGAATTATCGATTACCGCAGCAATTTCCTCGACATGGAAGGCGCATTCCTGTTCCCGGATGCGGCCCCCATCGATTTCGACGTGATCACCGAAATCTGGCTGGAAGACCGCGCCACCTATGACCGGTTCATCGCCGCGTCGGCCGATCCGGAGATCGCCCGCCAGATCGCGGAGGACGAGGAACACCTGTTCGAACGCGGCGCCTCGCGTATGGTCGTGGTCGAAGAACGCCAATGGACCGGGCCCGCCGCCTGATCCGCCGGGCGAGGGAAAACCGCCGGGGAGAAACGCCATGATCAAATGCATCGCGCTGCTCAGGAAACGCGCCGACCTCTCGCGGGAGGATTTCATCGCCTATTACGAAACCAGGCATGCGCCGCTGGTGCTCTCGCTTCTACCGGGCATTGTCGAATACCGGCGCAGCTTCGTGCAGCCGGGCGGCGCATTCCCCGCGGCCGACGGCAGCCCGATCGATTTCGATGTCATCACCGAAATCTGGCTGCCCGATCATGAGGCGCACCAGCGTTTCCTCGCCCGCGCGACGGACTCCGAAATCGCCAGACGCCTTGCCGAAGACGAAGCGATGATGTGCGATGGCGCGGCCACGCGCATGGTCGTGGTCGAAGAACACACCAGCCCGATGGGAGCAATACTATGAATGACGCCCTCCAAGCCCTGCTCGACGAGCGGGAAATCACCCGCGGGCTGTCCCGCTTCGCCCGGATTCTCGACACCAAGAGCTGGGACGAACTGGGCGATGTCTTCGCCGACGATCTCAGCTTCGATTACGGCACCGGCGTGGAACAGCGCGGCATGGCCGAACTGCGCACCAACATGACCCGCTTCCTCGACAAATGCGGCGGCACGCAGCACCTGATCGGCAGCATCCTGGTCGATGTCGACGGCGACCGCGCCACCAGCCGCGCCTATGTCCAGGCCCGCCACCAGCGGACCGGCGATCACGCGGGCCCGGTGTTCGATTCCAACGGCGAATACATCGACCAGTGGGAACGGCGCGCAGCAGGCTGGCGGATCGTCCGCCGCGATGCCCGCTGGGCCAGCCAGACCGGCGATCCCGCGATCATCGGGGCGGGCACCAGCGAACTGGGATAACCGCCACGCGCCACTGGGGTCGTGCCGTCAATAATAATGGCTAACCCTATCAAAGAGCGCATAATTTCGAGGTAGCGGGAACCGCAAAATAGGATAGAAGCCCAGAAACTTCGCCATTCTGGGATATCCTCTATCGCAGGATACCCCCAATCCTACCCCCAAACGCTCTTGATGGCGATTGATTATGGCGGATGGAGCCGCCTGTCGTGGGCACGTACGCTGCGTGCTGGGTGGCGCGATAACCGCCTCAAGCATCCCGCCACAACGGGACCACATACGCTCCAATGTCTCAAGAGCTGGAGCCTTCGGCAACGCCGGAGCGGCAACGAGGGTTGGGCAACCTTTTCCCAAAATGAGCGTTTCGGCCTCGGCATCAAGCCTAAGGATCGATTCTCTATGAACAGGAAGTACCTTGCCACAACAGGCCTGATCGGTGCCCTTCTGGCCACAACTGCGTGTGCAGTCATTCCTCGCCCTGGCCCTGTTGGCAACCACGCGGTTCCTGAACCCGTCAAACGGGTCGATGTTAATAAGTACATGGGACGCTGGTACGAGCAATTCCGTTACGAAGCATCGTTCCAGAAAGACATGGACGCGGTCACTGCCGACTACTCCCTGAACGATGACGGCACCGTGAAGGTGGTAAACCGGGGGCAAAAGCCAAACGGTAAATTCAAGCAATCGACGGGCAAGGCGAAGATCGTTGATCCCACGACCAACGCGAAGCTCAAAGTATCGTTTTTCGGCCCGTTTTATGGCGACTATTGGGTCTTGGATCACGGAGAGAACTACGAATGGTCCCTCGTCGGTGAACCATCCGGTCGGTATCTGTGGGCGCTCACTCGCACAGCCCGGCCAGCGCCGGAGATGATGGCAATGCTTGAAAACAGGGCGAAGGAATTGGGATACGACTGGTCCCTGGTTCGCGTGACCAAGCAGCCGAACTGATCAGCTAACGTCGTCCCGCGTAGATACTCGCGATGCGTGGCGGCCCTCTTGAGTGCTGCCGGGCAGTTGGGACCTATCCTATGTCACGGTTAAGGCAGGGATGGCGGTGGAGGAGGTATGGAACGGATCAGAACTGAGCACGCCAACTACGGCTACTTTTTTGATACGCTCCAGATGCCTGGGCCCTGCGTCGCAATGAACAGAAAAACGAAGCAGTAAAGCGCGATTGTCTCGCCGCCGTTGGTGATTGGATATATCCCCTTGGTCGCGTGCGTCAGCCAGTAGCCAACAGCCGCCATACCACTGGCGATGAAGGCAGCAGGCCGTGTGGCAAAACCGATCATAATCAGTGTCCCAGCCACCAGCTCGATGATGCCGGCGGAAGTGAGCAAGGGGTTCAACTTCATCGGAAATGGTGCCGGAAAATTGAAGAATTTCTGAACACCGTGCGAGAGAAACAGCAGGCCGCTGACGATGCGCAGCAATGCGTAGGCGGGACCGTTCAAGCCAATCAAGAACTTCATACCATCTCCGTCGCATGATGGACGATTAAGCCGAGAACAATTCACAGGGAGCGCCGTCGGTAGCGAAGGCAGACATCACAGGCGCTGCCGCCAAAGATCCCGGACGACACGCAAATCGTGAAGACCTGTCTACTGTGCCGCTCGGCAAGCCGTCAACGTTTCTCGACGAACACGGTGCAGCGGCATGGGAAGGGTTCAAGCGAGAACTGCCCTGAAGGGGCGGAGTTAGGGGGCCTTAAAATACCGCCACAACACCCCATCTCTGGCATGGTCGTGACGGTATCTCCCCCTCATGAAACCGTCACGGCCACGGTTCGGCGAGCGGAACAAGCACTTCATCGACGATCGGGCGGATCAGCACGATGAGCCGACCCGATATCAAGGGTCAACTGTGGTATGTTCCCTGTGAA contains:
- a CDS encoding EthD domain-containing protein, whose protein sequence is MFKCMALLRKRADISREQFIDYYQNNHSVLIRSLLPGIIDYRSNFLDMEGAFLFPDAAPIDFDVITEIWLEDRATYDRFIAASADPEIARQIAEDEEHLFERGASRMVVVEERQWTGPAA
- a CDS encoding EthD domain-containing protein — protein: MIKCIALLRKRADLSREDFIAYYETRHAPLVLSLLPGIVEYRRSFVQPGGAFPAADGSPIDFDVITEIWLPDHEAHQRFLARATDSEIARRLAEDEAMMCDGAATRMVVVEEHTSPMGAIL
- a CDS encoding nuclear transport factor 2 family protein encodes the protein MNDALQALLDEREITRGLSRFARILDTKSWDELGDVFADDLSFDYGTGVEQRGMAELRTNMTRFLDKCGGTQHLIGSILVDVDGDRATSRAYVQARHQRTGDHAGPVFDSNGEYIDQWERRAAGWRIVRRDARWASQTGDPAIIGAGTSELG
- a CDS encoding lipocalin family protein, encoding MAIDYGGWSRLSWARTLRAGWRDNRLKHPATTGPHTLQCLKSWSLRQRRSGNEGWATFSQNERFGLGIKPKDRFSMNRKYLATTGLIGALLATTACAVIPRPGPVGNHAVPEPVKRVDVNKYMGRWYEQFRYEASFQKDMDAVTADYSLNDDGTVKVVNRGQKPNGKFKQSTGKAKIVDPTTNAKLKVSFFGPFYGDYWVLDHGENYEWSLVGEPSGRYLWALTRTARPAPEMMAMLENRAKELGYDWSLVRVTKQPN
- a CDS encoding DoxX family protein, which gives rise to MKFLIGLNGPAYALLRIVSGLLFLSHGVQKFFNFPAPFPMKLNPLLTSAGIIELVAGTLIMIGFATRPAAFIASGMAAVGYWLTHATKGIYPITNGGETIALYCFVFLFIATQGPGIWSVSKK